Genomic window (bacterium):
GCGTTTCAAGGGCGCGCACGGGCTCGGCCCGCCGGTGCACGGCGGTCGTGACGGAAAAGCCGCGGCGCAGCAGATTGGCGGCCATCGGCTGCCCCATCGCGCCGACGCCGATGAAGCCGATGCGTTCGCTCATGCGGTGGTGGTTCGGGTCCCGGCAAACTGCTTCCTGGGCACGGCGCAGGAGGGCAGGGCTTCACCCCGGCCGGACCGTACACACTCGCTACGACAGGAGGGATCCGCGTGCCCCGCACGATCGACCTCAACAGCGACCTCGGCGAGAGCTTCGGCGCGTACACGATCGGCGCCGACGAGGCGATGATGCCCGAGATCACGTCGGCGAACGTCGCCTGCGGATTTCATGGCGGCGACCCGCTCGTGATGGAGCGCACGGTCCGCCTGGCGAAGGAGCACGGCGTCGGCATCGGCGCGCACCCAGGCTTTCCGGACCTCGTCGGGTTCGGCCGGCGCGAACTGCGGATGTCGCTCGCCGAGCTGCGGACGGCGGTCGTCTACCAGGTCGGGGCGCTGTGGGCGTTTGCGCGGGCCCAGGGCGCCGCGCTGCAGCACGTGAAGGGTCACGGGGCGCTCTACAATATGGCGGTCGGCGACGAGGCGCAGTCGCGTACGATCGCCGAGGCCGTCCGCAGCGTCGATCCGTCGCTGGTCCTGGTCGTGCTGCACGGGACCGTGATGGAGCGGGTCTCGCGCGAAACCGGCCTGCGCGTTGCGCGCGAGGCGTTCGCCGACCGCGGGTACACCGCGGCGGGGACGCTGGTCGGCCGGTCGCAGCCCCAGGCGCTGATCACCGATCCGGGGGCCGTCGCGCGGCGGGTCGTCCGCATGGTGACCGAGGGCGTGGTGGAGGCCGCGGATGGGACCGAACTCCGCATGGCCCCCGACACGATCTGTTTCCACGGCGATACTCCCGGCGCGCCGACGCTCGTGCGGGCCGCGCGGGAGGCGCTCGGACGGGCCGGCGTCGAGGTCGCGCCGATGGGCCGATGGCTGAAGTAGCCACCGAGGCGGTTTCAGTCGTCCCATACGACTGGCGGGCTACGATCGCCGCGATCGATCAAAACGGCACCGAGATGGAGCGGGCGCGCCTGCGCGGCATCCTGGGACGGCCGCGCCCGGACACGAAGATCGTGCGCACGCTCGAAGCCCGCCAGAGCGAGGAGGGCGGCTTCCCGCACCAGATGGCGGCCGGCCGCATCTCGACGATCGACGCGACGGCGACGGCCCTGGAGTGGCTCTGGGACCTCCGTCTCGCCGAGAGTCCCTACGCGGAGCGGGCGTGCACCTATTTCCTCTCGGGGCAGCGTTCCGACGGGGGATGGGACGAGCCGCCCGGGCTGCTGCGGTACGCGCCGCCACCCCGCCTGCTCCCGGGCGATCCGCGCGTGCGATGCCGCGCGACCGCGCTCGTCGCATTCTGGCTGGTCCGGGCCGGGTACCGCGACGACGCGCCGCGGCGCGCGGTCGCCTACCTGGCGGCTCGTCAGGCGCCGGACGGGCGGGTGCTGGGCTTCCGGGACGCGACGTGGCTGCTGGCCGCGGCGGCCGCGCTGCTGGAGGGCCCCGACTCGGTGGCCGCCGGGCGCGCGCT
Coding sequences:
- a CDS encoding 5-oxoprolinase subunit PxpA gives rise to the protein MPRTIDLNSDLGESFGAYTIGADEAMMPEITSANVACGFHGGDPLVMERTVRLAKEHGVGIGAHPGFPDLVGFGRRELRMSLAELRTAVVYQVGALWAFARAQGAALQHVKGHGALYNMAVGDEAQSRTIAEAVRSVDPSLVLVVLHGTVMERVSRETGLRVAREAFADRGYTAAGTLVGRSQPQALITDPGAVARRVVRMVTEGVVEAADGTELRMAPDTICFHGDTPGAPTLVRAAREALGRAGVEVAPMGRWLK
- a CDS encoding prenyltransferase/squalene oxidase repeat-containing protein; this translates as MAEVATEAVSVVPYDWRATIAAIDQNGTEMERARLRGILGRPRPDTKIVRTLEARQSEEGGFPHQMAAGRISTIDATATALEWLWDLRLAESPYAERACTYFLSGQRSDGGWDEPPGLLRYAPPPRLLPGDPRVRCRATALVAFWLVRAGYRDDAPRRAVAYLAARQAPDGRVLGFRDATWLLAAAAALLEGPDSVAAGRALESLAAVPDDRWTAASLAGMLDALGAAGFSVSVPVVARCLSRLRALVRRDGTWVSDEGEAYHMDVTLAALRALVSYGAAAAAGAGGTA